The Lonchura striata isolate bLonStr1 chromosome 9, bLonStr1.mat, whole genome shotgun sequence region GAGTAGGGTGGAGTACTGTGATCACTGTTGTGCCTTTGCGTTAATGAAATAAATCTCCAGTCAAGACTGGAGAAATTCTCCCATGATCTTTGTCACAGTAAAAGGAAAGCTAAAGCTGAATTAGTTTACTCAAAATATCAAAGGCATCAAAAAAGCAGGAATTAATTACTCTGGAGGCCAAACATACAGTACTATATCAAGGTGCTGTCCTGCAGAATAAAAGCTACTTTATACATCTCCCATAGGCATACAATGAGACAGTATATGTATATACAGAAATCTCTCCAACCCTTATTTTCAAGTCTTTTCCTAACATAAAATTCTCATGATGAAGTATAATACCCAGTATAATACAGTCTAGCTATCATTTCCTACACTTTCCTGGGCCATTTGATGCCTTCTGTGCTCCAGTCCTCTATTCTACAGTCCATGACAAAGATCCTGACTTCTGGTGAAATTAAACAGCAGCCTTTTGGTCACAGATGAGGAGTCTGAGGACTGAGAATCCTTATATTACTGCTCtgctatatttacaattttGACAGACATCAAAAGGACAGAAGAGAGATTAATGTCTTGAATTCTACAGGCTCCTTCCTCTAGTCATAGAAATGCCTTTATATATCACTGCTATCAGGGAGAAGTCAACTCTACTGTGGCCTTGCAGGAAGATGAGAAGAATTGTGCCTTGGGATGTTTTTATGAATTTTATATTCAAGATACTGCAAAGCTTCTCTACCAGctcccacagcaccagcacacGGATATGTCCACAGgagaaattttttaaatcagCAGGATGAGAGCAGTAGATATTACTATGACTTTCACATGAGGTTTTCATTAGTTACTGGTCAGATTCAGTAATGAAGTTTGGGCAACATTTAGCTCCATGCACgtctaaaataatttattatcagCAAAATGGTTCTGCAAAGAACAAATTTACTCTTCTGAAAATTTTCAGGGTATTTATAATCTGCATTAAATAGGATATCCTTATGTTTGTGCATATAAGTACATATTAAGCAaattttttcttactgttttttGGCTTAAACAAAATTTGCAGGCAAGCAATACTCTGCTTACTATGCAATCTGAATATGACCTACACTCAGAGATCTCACCTGGGTTCTGGtcttattttgcattttcactTGGAACACATTGAcccaaatagaaaaaaaatagaagaaatacaCATTACAGAAGGCTGAATAGAGACAGAACCATGTGAAACAGCCAAGGCTCTTCAGAAACAGTTATTTGTGCTTTTTTGCACATTTATTGTACAAGCTTTATTGTAAGATTCCATTTAAATTTCAGTCCACAGTGCAGGACTAAGGAGGTTGCTTACCATTATCCAAACATTAAGCAGAGTCAGCTGCCCAAAAGCCAAATAGATCAAATACATATCAATGATAATACATTTTTCTATTCAAACATCTGTTTCTTCTTGGTTGTAGCTCTCCACCATGCAGTTGTAGAAGATGACATGAACAATACAGTTGTGTACTGCAGAGCACAatgcattcttctttgtaagAAGCTCTGGGAGttacaaaaggaaaaggcaagaaaaaccTGAAGAACTCTCCAGGTCAAAGACTCATCATAGGTTATGTGCTACAAGAAATGTTTATCATGCTCCAGCAGCAACATGAGAAGAGCTCACCAGCATCACAGAATCAAATAGATACTCTGATCCCACTTCCTGAATGAATCAGGAATCAGGACAATTTGTACTTACTCTTTTTAAACACAATGCTTTCATACCAGATTGTTCTCAAACTGCTGAAGCCATCAACCCACAGAGAAGGTATATTTAAGTTCTATAAGATAAATTTTGGTTAAAGTTTGGGGATGGAGGgttgtttcttaatttatcTAATTCAGAGAAATTTAATATGTTTTGCATAGCCCTGAATACTGACGTTTCTTAACCAGAACACAAtactttctttcattctttattAGTTAAAGCTGTtctcaaaaacaaaacaccaaataaCTATGATCACTGAGCACTTTAACAATTACactcttctgaaaataaaaacaatcttACAGCATGTCCTCTAGATTCTACAGCAATTACCATAGTGCTGCATATCTGCTTTAAAAAGCCCTTTCTAAAAGCATTTTTCCACCTTCCATTCCTTAAACACCGTCTGAAGGCCACCCAGCAATCAAGTGGTCTATAGTCTATAGGTCTCAGAATATGTCTTGGAGATCAGTCTTCTGACAGCAGAGACactaaacaagcaaacaaaaaagtcCCTCTTGCACAGAGCTGTGGCCTCATTAGGGAGCAAAACCTTCTGTATTAACAACCCAGTCAACCCCAAAGCAAAGATCTGGCATAAAGATGGCAGTAAAGGCCATGGGGCAACCCTGACATGAGAAATGTTATGTTTGGTAGAAGATTCCAACAGACCTCTCCCAAGTTATTTTCCACAGAAAGACAGAGGCATACCAAACATTTATTTCACTGCTGTTACACTGAGTGCCACACCCAggcctgcagcacagccaaagGCTTCACTCAGCAGAGAGGCTCCACTCTGCCAGCAGCCTCCCCAGGGATCCCCAGGCTGTGTCCAGAGAGCTGCTGAGTGGGTCCATCGACTTGTCTGTCAGTGGATGATCAGCATCACACACCTACAGTTATTTTTAGTTCATAAAATTAGCCCATCCACACCATCAAAACCAGGGAAAATTTAAATAGTGGCTAAGCAGAGGCAATATTGCCCACTGACAAAGTAAAAGGAAGCTAATGAGTCACCCAGATTCGAGTAAATCAAATGTTCCCAATGCCATTGTTGCAGTGACGTGTCGTTCATAGTATTTGCAAAACACACAGATAAATATTCTCAAGAGACTGAAAGAATGGGCATAGGGAAACAAAAGACTTGCTATTTTAGAAAGCCAAAACAGATGCCTGGAGGTTGGTATAGCCAAGCAAAGCTTGGCCTCAGTATTAGGCCACCATGGCTCTATGGGTATTAGTTAAGAAGGCATTTTGAGTAAAACTTATATATGGCTTGACAGAATTTTAATCAAATATGCATTATTATATGCAACTTAAAAGATACAGCTTTGGAATGGATATTAGAATTCTATTTGATACTGCAATAAGCCATTATAATAATAAGACTACATAGAAGAGTGACCAAAAtaagcataaaatattttagaacaaagagaaacaaaaaggcTGACTGAACATAACTGCTGCAGTTCAGTACAAATACCACACgttcagcatttcttcccttCCACTCTGCTTGGGAGGTGAAGCAGATGTGATAACTGCATGTGCACGCACAGCACACGGCTCTGGATGCTGAGCTGCTCAGTGTTTGTCTCACTGGGGTTTTATAGCATTTGTGTTTTGTGGATTCAAAAGCTGAATAACCTTCTGATGAATTCTGCCTTTTCCTAATGTTGCCTTCCTGTTCCATGGGCTCCTGACAACTGTAAGAGACAGCAAAATGCattcttccctcttttttgAGGAAATAAGTATTCAAGTTCTATGatcaaaaaagaacaaaaaaccaaaaagaaccaaacaacaacagcaaaacacCTGTATTATTTTATCTTAAATACCAACAAAAAAGTATAagtcagaaattaaaaatattattaattaaatacagaaaatattattaattatatgTAATAAATTCTACAGAAAATGTGAAATGTGTCAGATTTGCTCAATAGTCTATTATCTATCATtgtccagcagctcccagtacAGCAGGTGTTAGGATGCTGTCAAATATTGCAGATTTTGCAGAAGTGGGAGGGGAAAAGAGGGTTCCATGTTGCTAAAGGATAGGGCAGTGTCTAGTTCTAAACACAGTACAGGCAGTAGAGATTAGGCAAGAAAATAGAAGAGCCTAGGCCTGCAAGAAACTTGCTTTGTGTTGCCAAGGCTGCTGGCTTCTCTATGAACTGCTTCCATCAGAGCTGGATGCCAACGGGTCTGGCCATGTCCCTCccacagcaggaaaacaagTGAAATGTGTAAGAGTTTCCTGAAATTCTACCTGGTGTGCCACCAAACTGAAGTGATCCTTGAGATACCACCAACCACTTGTGGTGCAGTCACTGCTTTCAAATATGTGGGGGGAGTCAAGCAAATGAAGATTTAGGAAAAGAACTCCCAAGTTCTGGAGTACAGCAAAATCTACAACAGTTCCACCATCAAAGCCTCCTAATCCTTTCCCTTCCATCTCCAGACTTACCTTGACTGGTTTGCCCAACTCTTATTTAGTTTTAAATCTCAAAGGGTTTCAAGTCTTAAAAGTGTGTTCTCAAAGGCTGTGAAAGAATAATTTTGAGGATTATTTTATCATATGACTGCTACCAACCGATATCAGTAAGAGTCTAGTGATCACCAAAACATTCTGAGAGGccagaaaatgttatttttatattttctttaaactaCTGATTGAACTTTCACATGAAAATGTATATAGTTTTCAAAATGATGTAATACTATAATGTTTCTAGTGTGTTAATAActaaaaattattctatttGTTACTGAAAACATTTATAGGAAGTGGTTCAATTCTTACCACTCAGAAACTTTGCTTAGAGAGATAAATTGTATTTATTCACCTATTTTCTACAATGAATATAGTAATTTATGTCAGAAGTTAAGCACGATCAAAACTCCATTAATGGCAATTTCCATTAGTTCTTTTAGCAGCTTAGGGCTACTgtataaagaaggaaaaaaaatccttaattttCAAAGTTTGGACCCAAATTTCTGACTTAGATGAAGGCTAAGCAGTCACTTCTCAGACCCTACAAACTCTTTTTAAAGGGAGAGCTTTCAGAGAGGTATTTTTTCATGAAAGCCTCTCCTAGGATTCAGTTCTTGGAGGCAGTTTTTGAAAAGATCAAGCTTTAAGAGTTTTCATTACAACATCCAGATGAGATGTTGCGATGCAATATCAACTTATTCCTTCCGTTTTTCTGCCATGTTGAGAAGGTTTACTGTGATTGAAACAGTCAAAggctatgcaaaaaaaaaatagcattaaaaCAGTTGGGTATTTGATAGCAGAAGTGCAAAAAAGGACACTTGGAGATCTCTTCTCTCATCAGAGAAACCAAGTAATTGTGTGTCTGTCACAGAGGTGGATGGCTGGGAGATCCCCACAATCAACCCACTCTCTGCACCAGACAAAGtagattttaaataataatacatTAAATACTAGATCAGATAAATTAAAACAGTAAGTCCACAGTAGTGGACAGCAGTAACTCAGGAGCCCTGAGGGAATGAGTTCACACGTggaactgcagagctgctggccaaGGTGCTGAGGGTGTCTGGCTGCAGAGTGCTGAATCTGAGCCTGGCTATGATACCCAAATTCACCTCCCCAAATATGAGGGACAGGTCCTCTGATGAAGACAAGCCTCTACCCAAATCATCTCATTACCATGTTCCACCCCACAGGGAGCTGATGGCACTTGCAGCTTCCTGACATAAAATCTTTAATGAAAGGATCAGCACTAGCATGAGGGGAAAACACTGCCTTGTAAATCTGCTGGAGTCTATGAAGTGTCAATAGGCACATGGATAGAGGAAGCCAGCAGACAGAGTTACATGTCTCAAAAAGCCTTTGGACAAAACCCTGCTCTGAAAGTGGGGTTAAAAAGACTGAATTTATATAggattaggaaaaggttttgctACAAATGTAAGGCTGCTTAAAAACATAAGGAACAAAGTGCAAGGCTTAAGTGGTCTCTATTCAGTGTAAAGAAATGTCACTGAGActaatttttattaatgtcTTCATCTATGACCTGGAAGAAGGAAATCTGAGTTTCTGATGATCCTAAGCCCCTACAAGTAATCCAATGCTGAGGGCAAGGAACACTACAAGGCTTACAGAAAACTGAGTGAGCAGACAAAAGTGATGTACATGAGTTTCAGTGTACATAATGTAATgtataaagaacaaaaccaagtcTACATAGCAATAAACTCAGAACAGGCAGTTCTGAACTCCAGAAAAGTTTTAGAGTCTTCAGTGAGAGCTCACTGAAATCGTGGTGTCAATGTGAACTGGCAGACAGACAAAAACATTGGCCACCAACAGAATGGAACTGAGAGCGAGACTGGAGGCAACATTTGGCCACTCTGTGAGTCTTGCCACACCCACACCTTGGGCATTTAGCTCTAGATTATGCACCTCCAAGATCAGCCCTGTGGAGTAAAAAACAGTATGGATGAGATGCAGCTAAAACGATCAGCGTGACATAGCATCTGCCTGAAGGATAATCCAAAAGCTGTTCAGTTTGGAAAGGTGAAAAGCTGAAAATAGATGCTCCAAATGCTCACAATATTTTAAACACTGTGCATAAAGTGAACCTGCAATTGCTGTTCACCAAATCTCACAATCCTAATACTAGAGGGCACTCAGGAAAAGTAGTAGGGAGCAGTATAAAACAGATAAAAGGATCTATATTCAAACAGCAGGTAGTGACTGCTGCCACCAGGATTGCAGAAGCAGACGGTATAAGCAAGCCCAGAAGGGGATTCGACAAAATCAAGGATAACAACAAGTCCGTAAGAAACAGAGTGGAAGCCCCATGAAGAGGTGTATTAACATCCTGACACGGCCAGCCTGGATGCTGTGGAGCCCAATCAGGCACAGCAAGCAGCCGGGCTGGCCGAGCGCAGCTCTTCCTGCCGCTGCTGGAGATCCAGCCAGAGCCAGAAGGATCCCTGCACTAGCCCGAGAGAGCACCAGGCTCATTATCTGCCCCTTCCAAGTGGAAAGTTACCTAGTGCATTATCGTACAAGGAAAAGTAGCTCAAGTCACTGGGAACTTTATGGCACGCAGCATCTTCGCGCTCAGGCCCCGGGACAGCCGCTCCCCTCACGGCCGAAGGGCGGGAGATGCTCCGGGTGCTCTGCCAGACGCGTTTCCCAGCGCTTCCTTACCAAGACCACGAGTTATTTCCTTCAGAAACTACCCTGGCACGAGCAAAAGTCTCTCCGGGCTGAAGATGCAACTCTACCGCTACTCTCGGCGGGACAAAGGCAGCCTGAAAGTGCCCGGCTACAAGTACCTCATAAACACACACCCGAGACGAACTCGGGCGACCACGGGTCTCCCGCCCGGATCCTCTACCCCGGCAGGCACCGCCGCTCCCCTACCTGAGCCACCACATGTAGCTGTGCTCGTAGGGGAAGAAGCTGTGGGGGTCATCGCAGCAGTACTTGACGTCCTGGAAGCCGCAGCAGAACACGGCGCGGGCGtcgccgcccgcccgcgggcAGCTGAACCCGCTCACCAGCACCTTGTCGGCGTTGAGGTAACTGCTGCACTCGGCGCTCATGGCGCGGCCGCCCgcccgctgcccgcccggcgccTCGGCTCGGTGGCAGCCGGgcgggaggagaggggaggcgAGAAGAAGGGAGGTGAGGGGAAGCGAGGCGAGGCGGCTGTGGCGggcggagccgggcgggcagggGCTGCGCTGGCGGCAGGGACCGCCGCGCCCACCGGCCCCGGGGCGCCAcagggcggggagcggcgggagccGCCCGCGCCCTCAGGGCGGGCAGGGGAGGGCGGGAGGGCGCCCTCAGGGCGGGCAGGGGAGGGCGCCCTGAGGGCGGGCAGGGGAGGGCGGGAGGGCGCCCTCAGGGCGGGCAGGGGAGGGCGCCCTGAGGGGCCGGCCCGCCCCGGGCTGCGATTGCAGACGCTGGGGTCCCTCAGCGCTGGGTCCGGTGTGGAGGAAAGCTTTCGGGGGTCCGTCCTTCCTCATAACCTGGGTGTGGTCTCAGGACAGGCAAAACAGGGAGAGCATGGGGAGGGATCGCGCTTCTGTGGGACTCAGGCCCCCTTGGCTTGATGAGGGGGGAAAGCTCCAGCTCAAAAGCAGGCTCAACACTTAAAGATGCAGTGCACAAAGTGAGAGGATGAATGACAGTGATGTGGCTGGTGCAAAGACTCCGGAAAAGGGGAGATCAGGAGAAATCAATGAATATTGAATATCAACAAAGAAAAACGCTAGAGATGATGGGATTTTTGTGAGTTGTAACTTCATCACTTGAGTTGTTCTGATGAAATCAGATAGAATCAGATCAATTATTTTTATGATAAAATTGAGGATTGACTTATTTGAAATGTATGCAGGAAAGTTATCTACCAAAGACCACAAGGCAGCCTTTTCACCTCAGTTATGTCAATAGTATCAGTACGTCAATAGTGTCTTGTGTTATTTTGAGACTAAGAGACCAATCTCCTGGTCATTTGAGTCACAAAGACATGAAGAATGTTTTTCTGTGATTGAGGTAAATCTCTAATGAGGGAAGGATGGCTGAGTCTCAGCTCAAAAGCCATCAGTTTGTTGCCCAGATGATGTGTATGAATCAGACAGCTAAACAACATGTGGTGTGGTTGAAACTAAGAAGTGCAGGGGTAAATGTCATGGTTTTGGAGACTGATTCAAGACTTTGTGAAGTTGCCAATCTAGTGTTCACAAGAGAGACCTAAGTAAGTCTTAAAACCTCCTGGGATGGAGAAATGTCCAAGTCCAGTCTTATTGGTATTAATCTCTTGAAATGTCTTTATGTACCTTGTTCAGTTTCTAATAACAGTTTTCTTCCAAAATGTGAATTGCCATCCTTATGTTTCTCTCTGATTCTCTTTATCTGTCTGggattggtttttttctttgtcttatcCTTTCTTGATTTGTTTTCACTGAGGTTCTGATCATACCAGAATTCAACAACTAGGGCAGAGAGTCATGAACCCTGGAGTCATTCAGTTCATGTTTTCAAGTGAGCATTCCCAAATCAAGTAGCCAAGGGACTTAGGAATATAGAACATTCTTagttatttttgtatttcacaCTGCTGTTTTACTTTCGGAGATCTTTCTTCCATTAGTCAGAACTCAGATAactattttcctttcagaaatatTATTGAGGAACAAATAAAATTACCCATCACAGTTCCATGCTCAGTCTTACACAAAATCGGACTCATATTAATGAGTATAAGGTAGACTGTGTCAGAGTTGGAGTAAAGGTGGATCCTTTGTCCAAACTTaaagaaatttcatttcaaagaaaGCTGAATTGTTCTGGGGTGGCAAcatcttttttcatttgtttgtttcatcAGTCAGTATACTCATTTATACCATGAGTACAATTTGTACTTGCCATGATTACTGGGTGACAATAATTAGCATGCTTTCTTGTTGCAATTATTTGGAAAGGTTTATATGAAACATTTGAAATTATGTTTGACTTATCTACCTCAGTGACTGAATTAACTACATAATTGCTGGAAGATTGAAATAAAAACCCATTCTCTTTTGATGAGACACTCGGAAACAGGATTTGAAGTGGGAATGGGAGGCTCTTCACTGACCAGTGGAACATGTGTATCATCTTTTATGTcagaagaaaacatatttttgtcaTCCAGTTACAAAACACAGAACTCTTCCAGTAAGTGTTAGTTGTTTAGACCTCATAAAATGTGTCTCCTTCTCTCTTTACTCTTACCAAAATCAATTTAAGTTACTACACAGATGACAAATTCTCTCTGCTGAGTGAGGAGTGTGTTTCAACCTAAGAATGTCATCCAGCTTTCAGAGAAACACAGATCTTTGTAGGACACTTGGAAGTAAGAGACAATATATCCAGGTATTCAGGAGCAGCTTTCAGAATCCATCCAAAACAGGATATTTCTATTCTCTTAGTGCTGAACTATCATCCTTGTGAATATGAGTCCCTTGTGCAGTGAAGCTCTAGCTTTAATTATGGTAAAATGTGCAGACTTTCTTGGGTGCTTGCAACCCAGACTCTTCTGCAAATCTTTAACTGATTTACTGTTACTCACATTGGTTTCCAAGAGACTGCTATGGCTGTACTTAAAGCCTGTCTTCAAAATACTTGGGGCCATGGAACTGCAGCTTTCTCTTTCTTATAACTGCTTTCAAGCCTTCCAGATGAAtttataaatgtaaaaatatgtaCATTGTCTATGTAATCGTTAAAAACAATTGTGATCTTCATCTAAACTAAAATTATTGTGAGAAGTGAATAGCTTCTTATTTACTTATCCTGACTCCACAAGATAATGGCCAGCAGAACTGGGCTAGTTTAATTTTCCAGCAAATTACAGGAGTTTTTCTGGCTTTACAGTTTAGAGCAAAGGAGGCTTGAGAGAGAAACTAAACCTTACTGATTTAGCTATTCCGTTTAGAGACAACTCAAAGTGAATTGTGCCTGTGCATTGACCACTACTTAAAAGCTAAAAACAAACATTCATATTAATTCTTGTTAATAGAATGTAGGACACATTTCTACCAGCCAACCTTCCACAGAAAGTTAATTATGAACTATGATATATGTGTCTAGATCAATCCTCAAACCTATATGCAAGGTTTTCCTTAAGAGCATAACCTAGTTATTAATTGGCAAAGAGCTGCATAAATTACTTTCAAAAATAATCTGGTGGCAAATTATGCAATTAAACAAAATTGTCATGCCAAGATGGTGTAACAAACTCTGATTAGGAGTAAAAAGTTAAACTGACATCAGAGTTAGTGTAGATAACATATTTTAACATGTTACATGAGCAGCAGGCACTTCAGGAAGGCAGATGACAGCATAAGGCTCAAAACAGAAAAGGGCACAGAAGTTTTAAGTTGTGTGTACTTGCAGCACAGTGAGATGCTGTCATTTAGAGGACTAAAAAAGAACTGTGTGTAGTAGTGAGGGACTGAAATCTATCAAGAGGATATGATACATCTTGGGTTCTGCTCTCAATTCAACCACCTGTAAGCAAGTTGCATTCCCAATTGTAATTTTGTAGATTTGTGATAGTGATGGAGTTGTCTGACACTTGTATGCAGAAGTGTTTACATTTTGAGATCCTCTCTGTGCAAATGAACACATATATAAAGTATTATTATGAGTTTTTCATGTCACTCTAGAGCCCACCAATCTTCCTAGTCATTTTAACTGTACTTCACACACATTATCTTCTAATTGATTCCCCCAGTCAATATAGGGCATAGATTTTGGCTTTTAACTGTCTCTGCTTCACAGAGAAAAGAAttgaagaggagaaagaaatttTGAGCATCAGGAAGTTGATGCTCAAAGAAGGTTTCAATCAAATTTTTAAGAGGGAAAATCAGTGAAACAGAGAAGTAGGAAGTATTGATACTGGTAATTCTGCAGTGAGGATGGGCTCTGATAAGTAATTTGTGTTTGTGTAATGGCCTCATTCTCTACAGTGTTTGTGTGCTTTTATTggtaaatatttcagaataatgACTCAGTAAAGCAAATCTTACCTTTTTGCACTTACTCTGCTATCTAGAAGCAGAACAGTCAGATTAAATAGTTTTCAAAAATGAACCTAACCAAATAGTCTTGACTGCAGTTTGTCTTTGTGGACtggttttcatttctttttccttttcagaaaggaaaataatttttacttatCTGAGTAGAAAGCACAAAACTGGCATGTTCCTTacttaccaaaaaaaaagtcaatctGACACTGCCTcaagcatttaactttgctttaATTTATCCTACTTGTAAAAgataattatttataattttagaGACACAAATACATGTTGCAATGCATTTTCTACTTGAATAGAAGGATGCAAATTTTAAAGGGATCTAACAAGTATGTAAGGGATGATTATGGGGACAGTTCTGAAACACAGTTACTCAATTACAAGACAATT contains the following coding sequences:
- the SHISAL2A gene encoding protein shisa-like-2A, which gives rise to MSAECSSYLNADKVLVSGFSCPRAGGDARAVFCCGFQDVKYCCDDPHSFFPYEHSYMWWLSVGALVGLSIAAVVLFAFIITVCVLCYLFISTKPRSKLDTGLSLQTADSEARGSSIC